In one Sporomusa sphaeroides DSM 2875 genomic region, the following are encoded:
- a CDS encoding GH25 family lysozyme, whose protein sequence is MKGIDVSYHNGVVDWQAVEAAGIEFVIVRSSYGLQSKDPMFAQHVAGAKAVGLKVGAYHYSYALSVADAIQEAANCREAIDSTGQLFEMPVWFDMEDADGYKTRKGFAFDRAEITAMCKAFIDNVGLDCGVYASYFWLCDYIDWRSLGCAVWNAQWSKKDDIKGYMWQYTDRLEIGGKLFDGNICYI, encoded by the coding sequence ATGAAGGGTATTGACGTAAGTTATCATAACGGTGTGGTAGATTGGCAAGCAGTCGAAGCTGCCGGTATTGAATTTGTAATTGTCCGCAGTTCTTATGGTTTACAGTCGAAAGACCCAATGTTTGCTCAACACGTGGCCGGAGCAAAGGCTGTTGGCTTGAAGGTTGGCGCCTATCACTACTCTTATGCATTGAGTGTAGCCGATGCAATCCAGGAGGCAGCTAACTGCCGGGAAGCAATTGACAGTACCGGGCAATTATTTGAAATGCCGGTATGGTTTGACATGGAGGATGCAGATGGCTACAAAACAAGAAAAGGCTTTGCCTTTGACAGAGCAGAGATAACGGCCATGTGCAAAGCTTTTATTGACAATGTTGGCTTGGATTGCGGTGTTTACGCCTCCTATTTTTGGCTTTGTGATTATATTGATTGGCGGTCGCTAGGCTGTGCCGTGTGGAATGCTCAGTGGTCAAAAAAAGATGATATCAAGGGCTACATGTGGCAGTATACAGATCGCCTGGAGATTGGCGGCAAACTATTTGACGGCAATATCTGCTATATATAA
- a CDS encoding Ppx/GppA phosphatase family protein, protein MTERVAIIDLGSNSARLIVMHIYHNGAYNLVYNQKESVRLSEGMSETGVLTHEAMWRAIGTLKIFAHMCELVNVDKILAVATAAVRNAKNGNEFLELVHQHTGIPLRAVSGETEAHLGYTGIINTLDVDNALLFDLGGASTEVTLIKDRLPAAVASLPFGAVNLTERFNTQDKASEVQLAAMREYIISHLERLPWLRRLYLPIVGVGGTARNIAKIDQKQKNYPFPKVHNYRFGSMAFDEVWRGLVKTNMAQRRKYPGLSSERADIIIAGTTIVKALLEVSQATNIIISGCGVREGMFLEHYLAQQQQPGLIPDILLHSTRNMLLFYKGNEAHAEHVARLAETMFDKWHSILRLTSRDRKLLRVASLLHDIGITINYYDHARHSAYLVENARLFGLTHREQMLVAVVAGWHNGASAKYVRNKIYSEFLDQHNWQTARKMALLLALAESLETTQLGLVQDVEPSITGSQAVLKLITDDPVSIERQAAAQHRKWFKKELGFDLIIE, encoded by the coding sequence TTGACCGAACGGGTAGCAATCATTGATCTGGGGTCAAACTCAGCCCGTCTGATCGTTATGCACATTTACCACAATGGCGCTTATAATCTGGTGTATAACCAAAAAGAATCGGTACGCTTGAGCGAAGGCATGTCCGAAACAGGCGTACTTACCCATGAGGCCATGTGGCGTGCCATTGGTACTCTGAAAATTTTTGCCCATATGTGTGAGCTGGTAAACGTGGATAAGATATTGGCGGTAGCCACCGCCGCCGTGCGCAATGCAAAAAATGGCAATGAGTTTCTTGAGCTGGTGCATCAGCATACCGGTATCCCGCTCAGAGCAGTCAGCGGCGAGACGGAAGCCCATCTGGGCTATACCGGCATCATTAATACCCTGGATGTGGACAACGCCCTGCTCTTTGATTTAGGCGGCGCCAGCACCGAAGTAACCCTGATTAAAGACCGCCTGCCGGCCGCGGTTGCCAGTCTGCCGTTTGGTGCCGTCAATCTGACAGAACGCTTTAACACCCAGGACAAAGCAAGCGAGGTACAACTCGCCGCCATGCGCGAGTATATAATCAGCCACCTGGAACGCTTGCCCTGGCTTAGACGCCTCTATCTTCCCATCGTAGGTGTCGGCGGTACCGCCCGGAATATTGCCAAAATCGACCAAAAACAAAAAAATTATCCGTTTCCCAAAGTCCATAACTACCGCTTTGGCTCCATGGCCTTTGACGAGGTGTGGCGGGGACTGGTTAAAACCAATATGGCCCAACGCCGCAAGTACCCCGGCCTAAGCAGTGAGCGGGCTGATATTATTATCGCCGGCACAACCATTGTCAAAGCACTGCTCGAAGTATCGCAAGCCACCAATATTATTATTAGCGGCTGTGGCGTGCGTGAGGGCATGTTCCTGGAGCATTACCTGGCCCAGCAGCAGCAGCCCGGACTCATTCCCGATATTCTGCTGCACTCCACCCGCAATATGTTATTATTTTATAAAGGCAATGAAGCCCATGCCGAGCATGTAGCCAGACTGGCCGAGACCATGTTTGACAAATGGCACTCGATTTTGCGGTTAACCAGCCGGGACCGGAAACTGCTCCGGGTAGCCTCCTTGCTGCATGATATTGGCATTACCATCAATTACTATGATCATGCCCGCCATAGCGCCTACCTTGTTGAGAATGCCCGCTTATTCGGCCTGACCCACCGGGAGCAGATGCTGGTGGCCGTAGTGGCCGGCTGGCATAACGGCGCCTCTGCCAAATATGTCCGCAACAAAATCTACAGCGAATTTCTTGACCAGCATAACTGGCAGACAGCCCGCAAAATGGCCCTGCTCCTGGCGCTGGCCGAAAGTCTGGAAACAACCCAGCTTGGCCTGGTACAGGATGTTGAGCCCTCGATCACCGGCAGCCAGGCCGTGTTAAAGCTGATCACCGATGACCCGGTAAGCATTGAACGCCAGGCCGCAGCCCAGCACCGCAAGTGGTTTAAAAAAGAACTGGGGTTTGATCTGATTATCGAGTAA
- a CDS encoding HD domain-containing protein, with protein sequence MARHAPERFAAIHVGSEQIGVQIVEYTNLDDFRIVEQSYRQVMLGEETFKTGRVSFSAVSEICELLKGYRRLLSEYGVRDYRLVATTAIREAQNQPYIIDQIKIKTGFSVEVFEMPQEIFYKYVSLVKTVNDRGLMNSCDCMLFVDISSGGLGFTLYKDSNLTYQQNIHIGALRIKESFDKSQRDSAHFHQALSEYIKSTIEPVEKEMRQHSIKRLVLSGTETKLLVKMLGKDQGKITFVSLSEFDSLYKQVRSLNLPQIIKNFQLPENKAEMVLPTIVLYKQVLSLTNPQEMLILSDQFMDGVVVKHIAEKTGHEHKQLIQDQLISLCWEIGKRYYYDPVHAAAVEKWSLLLFDKLARIHGLGERHRLLLKVAAILHDIGKHVNLRKHYFYSYRLIISSDFMGFSEAEKHVVANIAYYHSKGTPSDNDPTFAYLTPNQKVTVAKLSAIIRLADALDRSHRQKISEAEVAFRGDELVITVTSSEDMSLEGWTFADKADFFEDVFGIKATLIRKVG encoded by the coding sequence ATGGCCAGACATGCACCCGAAAGGTTTGCCGCTATTCATGTCGGATCAGAACAAATTGGCGTCCAGATTGTGGAATATACCAATCTGGATGATTTCAGAATTGTGGAACAAAGTTATCGCCAGGTCATGTTGGGTGAGGAAACTTTTAAAACAGGACGCGTCAGCTTTAGCGCCGTAAGTGAGATTTGTGAACTGCTAAAAGGCTATCGCCGTCTGTTGTCCGAATATGGTGTGCGGGATTACCGCCTGGTAGCCACCACGGCTATCCGGGAAGCTCAGAACCAGCCGTATATCATCGACCAGATTAAAATCAAAACCGGCTTTTCGGTAGAAGTTTTTGAAATGCCGCAAGAAATATTTTACAAATACGTATCACTGGTTAAAACCGTGAACGACCGGGGACTGATGAACTCCTGTGATTGTATGCTGTTTGTCGATATTTCCTCAGGCGGTCTGGGCTTTACCCTGTACAAAGACAGCAATCTTACCTACCAGCAGAACATTCACATTGGTGCGCTGCGCATTAAGGAAAGCTTTGATAAAAGCCAGCGCGACTCCGCCCACTTTCATCAGGCGCTTTCCGAATACATCAAGAGTACCATCGAACCGGTAGAAAAGGAAATGAGGCAGCATAGTATCAAACGTCTGGTTTTGTCAGGCACTGAAACCAAGCTGCTGGTGAAAATGCTGGGCAAGGACCAAGGCAAGATTACTTTTGTCAGTTTGTCCGAATTTGACAGCCTCTATAAGCAGGTGCGTTCGCTTAACCTGCCGCAAATCATAAAAAACTTTCAACTGCCCGAAAATAAGGCAGAAATGGTGCTGCCAACCATTGTATTGTATAAGCAGGTCCTGTCCCTGACAAATCCGCAAGAAATGCTGATCTTAAGTGATCAGTTTATGGATGGCGTTGTTGTTAAGCATATTGCCGAAAAAACCGGACATGAACATAAGCAGCTTATCCAGGACCAGCTTATCAGCCTGTGCTGGGAAATTGGCAAGAGATATTACTATGACCCTGTCCATGCAGCCGCTGTGGAAAAATGGTCGCTGCTCTTATTTGATAAATTGGCGCGCATTCACGGTTTAGGCGAGCGTCACCGCCTGCTGTTAAAGGTTGCCGCCATTCTTCATGACATTGGTAAACATGTGAACCTGAGGAAACACTATTTCTATTCCTACCGGCTGATTATATCCTCCGATTTTATGGGCTTTTCCGAAGCTGAAAAACATGTAGTTGCGAATATCGCCTACTATCACTCCAAAGGAACTCCCTCCGATAATGACCCCACCTTTGCTTATTTGACGCCAAATCAGAAAGTTACAGTTGCTAAGCTTTCGGCGATCATCCGACTGGCCGATGCTCTTGATCGCAGCCACCGGCAGAAGATCAGTGAAGCAGAGGTTGCTTTTCGCGGTGATGAACTTGTCATTACTGTAACCAGCAGTGAGGATATGTCGCTGGAAGGTTGGACTTTTGCCGATAAAGCCGACTTTTTCGAAGATGTTTTTGGCATTAAGGCGACATTAATCAGAAAGGTAGGGTAG
- a CDS encoding catalase, which translates to MKQQSKNPKDLDLDAARVSHDSGYLTTNQGVGISNTDDALKAGKRGPTLMEDFIFREKVTHFDHERIPERIVHARGSGAHGYFQVYKNLTHLTKAHFLSDPKLVTPVFVRFSTVAGFRGSADTVRDVRGFAVKFYTQEGNYDIVGNNMPVFFIQDAIKFPDLIHALKPEPNNEMPQAASAHDTFWDFVVNTPETMHNVMWLMSPRAVPKSYRMMEGFGINTFRLVNAKGEFKFVKFHWKPILGVHSLVWDEAQKAAGKDPDFNRRDLWENIENGNPAEFELGIQVLAPEDEFKFDFDILDCTKLWPEELIPVQKIGKMTLNQNPDNFFAETEQVAFCPANVVPGIDFTNDPMLQGRLFSYLDTQISRLGGPNFQQLPINRPLPKVNNNQRDGMHRMTIDKGQTSYYPNSLNMGEPHAARAGESHFEHYQEKVDGHIVRERSESFRDHYTQPALFWNSMSDWERKHIIDAFRFELGKCKNKNTHQKLVDMLGNVDPELAQKVAEGLGATPPANTANPTTVSSAALSMANTANSPKTRKVAILIGNGFDKAQFDAITSALTAAGACFDVVSCKLGPATAQDNSTVECTQTYTTTAAVFYDAVYIPGGSHIESLKGSADVQSFLGDTFNHYKTIGLSGEATAMLTLLRPGQNAEPGVICDLTGNMKSYTAAFLEGLTQGRHFQRKL; encoded by the coding sequence ATGAAACAACAAAGTAAAAATCCAAAAGACTTAGATCTTGACGCCGCCCGGGTCAGCCATGACAGCGGTTATCTCACCACCAATCAGGGTGTTGGTATTAGTAACACCGATGATGCTCTCAAAGCAGGCAAACGCGGCCCAACCCTAATGGAGGATTTTATCTTCCGGGAAAAAGTTACCCATTTTGACCATGAACGAATTCCTGAGCGCATTGTTCACGCTCGCGGGTCAGGAGCACATGGTTATTTTCAGGTTTATAAAAACCTTACTCATCTGACAAAAGCTCATTTTCTCAGCGATCCCAAGCTGGTTACGCCGGTCTTTGTCCGTTTTTCCACCGTTGCAGGCTTTCGCGGTTCTGCGGATACAGTACGGGATGTCCGTGGTTTTGCGGTCAAATTCTACACGCAGGAAGGCAACTATGATATTGTTGGCAACAACATGCCGGTGTTCTTTATTCAGGATGCCATTAAGTTCCCTGATCTCATCCATGCCTTAAAACCGGAACCCAACAATGAAATGCCCCAGGCGGCCTCAGCCCATGACACCTTCTGGGACTTTGTGGTGAATACTCCGGAGACCATGCACAATGTCATGTGGCTGATGTCTCCCCGCGCTGTTCCCAAGAGCTATCGCATGATGGAGGGCTTTGGCATTAACACCTTCCGTCTGGTCAACGCCAAAGGTGAGTTTAAATTTGTAAAATTTCACTGGAAGCCTATTCTGGGTGTCCATTCCCTCGTCTGGGATGAGGCCCAGAAGGCTGCTGGCAAAGATCCTGATTTTAACCGCCGGGACCTTTGGGAGAATATTGAAAATGGCAATCCGGCCGAATTTGAACTTGGCATTCAGGTGCTGGCTCCAGAGGATGAGTTCAAGTTTGATTTCGATATTCTGGACTGCACCAAGCTTTGGCCTGAGGAGTTAATCCCTGTGCAGAAAATCGGCAAGATGACACTGAACCAGAATCCGGATAATTTTTTTGCCGAAACAGAACAGGTGGCTTTTTGTCCGGCCAATGTGGTGCCAGGCATCGATTTTACCAATGATCCTATGCTCCAGGGCCGGCTGTTCTCCTATCTGGACACCCAGATTTCCCGTCTGGGAGGTCCCAACTTCCAACAGCTTCCCATTAACCGCCCGCTGCCCAAGGTTAACAACAACCAACGGGACGGCATGCACCGCATGACCATTGACAAGGGGCAAACCAGCTACTATCCCAACTCCCTGAATATGGGAGAGCCTCACGCCGCCCGCGCCGGTGAAAGCCATTTCGAACACTATCAGGAAAAGGTGGATGGCCACATTGTCCGGGAACGCAGTGAGAGCTTCCGGGATCACTACACCCAGCCGGCGTTGTTTTGGAACAGTATGTCTGACTGGGAAAGAAAGCACATTATTGATGCTTTCCGGTTCGAGCTGGGCAAATGCAAAAATAAGAATACCCACCAAAAGCTTGTGGATATGCTGGGCAATGTTGATCCGGAACTGGCCCAAAAGGTTGCGGAAGGCTTGGGCGCCACCCCTCCGGCCAACACGGCAAATCCTACAACAGTTTCCTCAGCCGCACTCAGTATGGCCAATACTGCAAATAGCCCGAAAACCAGAAAGGTAGCTATCCTGATTGGAAACGGGTTCGACAAAGCACAGTTTGATGCTATTACCTCCGCTCTCACAGCCGCCGGTGCTTGTTTTGATGTGGTATCCTGCAAGCTTGGACCAGCCACTGCTCAGGATAACAGCACGGTAGAGTGTACCCAGACTTACACCACCACGGCCGCCGTCTTTTACGATGCTGTTTATATCCCTGGCGGCTCCCATATAGAGTCCCTCAAAGGCTCGGCAGATGTACAAAGTTTCCTCGGAGACACCTTTAACCATTATAAGACCATCGGTCTGAGCGGTGAAGCGACAGCTATGCTAACCCTGTTGCGACCTGGACAAAATGCGGAACCAGGCGTCATCTGCGATCTAACCGGCAACATGAAGAGTTATACTGCTGCGTTTCTGGAAGGACTTACACAAGGTCGCCATTTTCAGCGAAAGCTCTGA
- a CDS encoding branched-chain amino acid transporter permease, protein MIQTVQQSLLIIAVIAFGTLLTRALPFILFPDSNKTPAYILYLGKTLPFAAIGLLIVYCLKNVSPLAAPYGIPEAIAIGAIVLLHLKLNNTLLSIGGGTVLYMLLVQLAFG, encoded by the coding sequence ATGATCCAGACAGTCCAGCAGTCTTTGCTTATTATTGCGGTCATTGCTTTCGGAACGCTTCTGACAAGAGCGTTGCCGTTTATTCTGTTTCCTGACAGCAATAAAACGCCGGCATATATCCTCTATCTGGGCAAAACTTTGCCCTTTGCGGCCATCGGGCTTTTAATCGTGTATTGTTTGAAAAATGTATCCCCTTTAGCTGCCCCTTACGGTATTCCTGAAGCTATAGCCATCGGCGCAATTGTACTGCTGCACTTGAAACTGAATAATACCCTTCTCAGTATTGGCGGCGGCACAGTGCTCTATATGCTTTTAGTACAACTTGCCTTTGGGTAA
- a CDS encoding ACT domain-containing protein, with the protein MTEKLKFEVLVDTLGVCRLCASQSIPQWAYQGEFFSITKTTEELSIVCSEVVIPEDVVCERGWRALKIAGILDFSLVGILSVVATILAKVKVSIFAVSTYNTDYILVKAKDLECALQALGHEGYDVVIQ; encoded by the coding sequence ATGACAGAAAAATTAAAGTTCGAGGTTTTAGTTGACACACTGGGTGTTTGCCGGCTGTGTGCAAGCCAGAGTATTCCGCAGTGGGCATACCAGGGCGAGTTTTTTTCCATTACGAAAACAACGGAGGAGCTTTCTATTGTCTGCTCTGAGGTGGTTATCCCCGAAGATGTGGTCTGTGAAAGAGGCTGGCGGGCACTAAAAATTGCCGGCATACTGGATTTTAGCCTGGTAGGCATATTGTCGGTGGTAGCCACAATACTTGCTAAAGTCAAGGTAAGCATTTTTGCTGTTTCTACCTACAATACAGATTACATTTTGGTAAAAGCCAAAGACCTGGAATGCGCTTTGCAGGCACTTGGGCATGAGGGTTATGACGTAGTGATTCAGTGA
- a CDS encoding tetraprenyl-beta-curcumene synthase family protein: protein MPPSLTATASSLTLLTKFIREVFPLVDHELDNWHSYATEHGMRELADQALASIQSKKFHCQGGSVYSLYKGVPTRDFVRLVVALQTISDYLDNLCDRAGIADEAAFRQLHLAMTDALDPDRPVSDYYAAYPYKDDGGYLPKLVMTCRQEVAKLPSYHLVKTEILRQAELYSELQTYKHLDSSVREEKMLTWINRHLPGYPELTPWEFAAATGSTLGMFMLSAAAHNPSLTPQAVSQIAAAYFPWINGLHILLDYFIDEAEDRLGGDLNFVFYYTSPEETLARLTYFTEQARTQAHGLPEAAFPQTVVDGLLAMYLSDPKADVAPTRAIRDNLLRAAGLYPRLMYRLCRLLRKKNLL from the coding sequence ATGCCCCCATCTTTGACCGCCACAGCCTCAAGTCTTACACTTTTAACAAAATTTATCCGCGAGGTATTTCCGCTTGTTGACCATGAATTAGATAATTGGCATAGCTATGCAACCGAACATGGTATGCGCGAATTGGCCGACCAGGCTCTGGCCAGCATACAGTCGAAAAAATTTCATTGCCAGGGCGGCAGTGTCTATAGTCTGTACAAAGGAGTGCCCACCCGCGATTTTGTCCGGCTGGTCGTAGCACTCCAGACCATCAGCGATTATCTGGATAACCTGTGCGACCGGGCCGGTATTGCCGATGAAGCAGCCTTTCGCCAATTGCATCTGGCCATGACTGACGCGCTTGATCCGGACAGACCGGTTAGTGATTATTATGCCGCCTATCCGTATAAAGATGATGGCGGCTACCTGCCCAAGCTGGTCATGACCTGCCGGCAGGAAGTAGCAAAGCTGCCGTCCTACCACCTGGTCAAAACGGAAATTCTCCGTCAGGCTGAATTATACAGTGAGCTGCAAACCTATAAGCACCTGGACTCGTCGGTTCGGGAAGAGAAAATGCTAACCTGGATAAACCGGCATCTCCCCGGCTATCCGGAGCTTACCCCCTGGGAATTTGCGGCCGCCACCGGCTCCACGCTGGGTATGTTTATGCTCAGCGCCGCCGCTCACAATCCCAGCCTGACCCCGCAAGCTGTCAGCCAAATTGCCGCAGCCTATTTTCCCTGGATTAACGGCCTGCATATTCTCTTGGATTATTTCATAGATGAGGCCGAAGACCGGTTAGGCGGTGACCTTAATTTCGTATTTTATTATACCAGTCCGGAGGAAACCCTGGCACGGCTGACATACTTTACCGAGCAGGCCCGGACTCAGGCCCACGGGCTGCCGGAGGCAGCCTTTCCCCAGACAGTGGTTGACGGCTTACTGGCTATGTATCTATCCGACCCCAAAGCCGATGTGGCACCAACCCGCGCTATCCGCGACAATCTGCTGCGCGCCGCCGGGCTTTACCCCCGCTTGATGTACCGACTATGCCGCTTGCTTAGAAAAAAGAATTTGCTGTAA
- a CDS encoding AzlC family ABC transporter permease — protein MGEKMKALKAAFPHTIPVLTGYLFLGFAFGILLSSKGYSVGWAIVMSTVIYAGAMQFVAIGLLTTVFQPLSALLITLVVNARHLFYGISMLRQFSGTGRKKPYLIFGLTDETFSILCSAEPPQDVDRGWFMFFISLLNQAYWVIGSALGGILGSMVAFNTKGIDFVMTALFVVIFIEQWKSQKYHAPAIIGIAASALCLLLFGAGNFIIPSMIMIVVLLTLLRARLERRAAE, from the coding sequence ATGGGAGAAAAGATGAAAGCCCTGAAAGCGGCTTTTCCACATACGATTCCTGTTTTAACAGGTTATCTTTTTCTTGGTTTTGCCTTTGGCATATTATTAAGCAGTAAAGGATATTCTGTGGGCTGGGCAATTGTAATGAGTACCGTAATTTATGCGGGGGCCATGCAATTTGTGGCAATCGGTCTGCTCACGACAGTTTTTCAACCGTTGTCTGCCTTGCTAATAACCCTGGTAGTTAATGCCAGGCACCTGTTTTATGGTATTTCTATGCTCAGACAGTTCAGTGGGACAGGCAGGAAAAAACCGTATTTGATTTTCGGACTTACTGACGAAACCTTTTCGATACTTTGTTCGGCCGAACCGCCTCAGGACGTAGACCGCGGCTGGTTCATGTTTTTTATCAGCCTGCTCAATCAGGCCTACTGGGTCATTGGCTCCGCCTTGGGCGGGATTTTGGGTTCCATGGTCGCCTTTAACACCAAGGGCATCGACTTTGTTATGACCGCGCTGTTTGTAGTCATCTTTATCGAACAATGGAAATCGCAGAAATACCATGCCCCGGCTATTATCGGTATAGCTGCATCGGCGCTGTGTCTGTTGCTTTTTGGTGCCGGTAACTTTATTATTCCGTCTATGATAATGATTGTTGTGCTATTAACCCTGCTTAGAGCAAGGCTTGAAAGGAGAGCGGCAGAATGA
- a CDS encoding YnfA family protein, with translation MELLKSIGYFILAGLFEIGGGYLIWLWLREGKGISYAVAGAVILVLYGVIPTLQPANFGRVYAAYGGVFIALSILWGWGVDKVVPDKFDIIGGVISLIGVMIIMYWPR, from the coding sequence ATGGAACTTTTAAAATCAATAGGCTATTTTATCCTGGCAGGCTTATTTGAGATTGGCGGCGGCTATCTGATATGGCTTTGGCTAAGGGAAGGCAAAGGGATTAGCTATGCGGTCGCCGGTGCCGTAATTCTTGTCTTGTATGGGGTGATACCAACCTTGCAGCCGGCGAACTTTGGCCGGGTGTATGCCGCCTATGGCGGAGTGTTTATCGCCTTGTCCATTCTTTGGGGCTGGGGTGTAGATAAGGTTGTACCGGATAAATTCGATATTATCGGCGGTGTGATATCGTTGATTGGGGTTATGATTATTATGTATTGGCCCAGATGA
- a CDS encoding RNA degradosome polyphosphate kinase has protein sequence MDKDKSCDIHDDPEYFFNRELSWLKFNRRVLGEADVKPTPLLERLKFIAITSSNLDEFFMIRVAGLKHRLEGGINKVDAAGLSASQQLICITEDTHELVKIQYRYLKNIMSELEEKDIAFKDIASLDERAQEWMENFFNNTIFPVITPMAVDAGHPFPFLANRSLNLAILLCQEAGDDHAAVVQVPAVLPRIVEAPSAGAKRQFVFLEDIIKHYCGHLFHGYNIKDVVPFRITRNADLSIDEEDAEDLLAEVEKSLRQRKRGQAVRLEIGKTSNRPLKQLLVHNLNIEEQDVYEISGPLDAACFFKFSDLPGLEHLRHSPVVSYPPKELAGVVDLYEAIKQQDILLHHPYESFQPVMEFVRQAAWDPKVLAIKQTLYRVSGNSPIVKALAQAAENGKQVTVLVELKARFDEENNILWAKRLEEAGCHVIYGLVGLKTHAKMVLVVRQEQDGIKRYVHMGTGNYNDATAKIYTDMGLFTANEQFGADASAFFNVLSGYSDPPVWNKIVVAPLGLREKIKELIDREIEFAQTGSGGHIIAKMNSLVDKDIVLKLYEASCKGVKIDLIVRGICVLRPGVAGVSHNITVRSIVGRFLEHHRIIYFGNGGDERIFLSSADWMPRNLNERVELFFPVEDPEHIKRIKDMLDLTLADNQKAYIMRKDGTYRRVDRRGKAINSQKEFYTQAQADAQTPDITMEQRLKPMYRRAVE, from the coding sequence GTGGACAAAGACAAAAGTTGTGATATACATGATGACCCGGAATATTTTTTCAACCGGGAGTTAAGCTGGCTTAAGTTCAACCGGCGGGTGTTAGGCGAAGCCGATGTTAAACCTACACCGCTGCTGGAACGTCTCAAATTTATCGCCATTACCAGCTCTAACCTGGATGAATTTTTTATGATTCGTGTAGCCGGCCTCAAACATCGGCTGGAAGGCGGGATCAATAAGGTTGACGCTGCCGGTTTATCGGCGAGCCAGCAATTGATTTGCATTACCGAAGACACCCACGAACTGGTTAAGATCCAGTACCGGTATTTGAAAAATATAATGTCCGAGCTGGAAGAGAAGGATATTGCGTTTAAGGATATCGCCAGTCTGGATGAACGGGCACAGGAATGGATGGAGAACTTTTTCAATAACACCATTTTTCCGGTTATTACCCCGATGGCAGTGGATGCCGGTCATCCGTTTCCCTTTTTGGCCAATCGCAGCCTGAATCTTGCGATATTGTTATGCCAGGAAGCCGGCGATGACCATGCCGCCGTTGTCCAGGTTCCCGCCGTACTGCCGCGGATTGTGGAGGCTCCCTCTGCCGGTGCTAAGCGGCAGTTTGTCTTCCTGGAGGATATTATCAAGCATTATTGCGGTCATTTATTCCATGGATATAACATTAAAGATGTAGTGCCTTTTCGCATAACCAGAAATGCCGACCTTTCCATTGATGAAGAGGACGCGGAAGACCTGCTGGCCGAGGTTGAGAAATCGCTGCGCCAGCGAAAACGCGGCCAGGCCGTGAGACTGGAAATCGGCAAAACCAGCAACAGGCCTTTAAAGCAATTGCTGGTGCATAACCTGAATATTGAAGAACAGGATGTCTACGAAATCTCCGGTCCGCTGGATGCGGCTTGTTTCTTTAAATTTAGTGATCTGCCCGGGCTTGAGCATTTGCGGCACAGTCCGGTAGTGTCCTACCCGCCGAAGGAGCTTGCGGGTGTTGTCGACTTATATGAGGCGATCAAGCAGCAGGACATTTTATTACATCATCCGTATGAGTCCTTTCAGCCGGTTATGGAGTTTGTCCGGCAGGCTGCCTGGGACCCGAAGGTCCTGGCAATCAAACAAACCCTGTACCGGGTCAGCGGCAACTCGCCGATCGTCAAAGCTTTGGCGCAGGCAGCCGAAAATGGCAAGCAGGTTACGGTACTTGTCGAGCTAAAAGCCCGTTTTGATGAGGAGAATAATATCCTGTGGGCCAAACGTCTGGAAGAAGCAGGCTGCCATGTCATTTACGGCCTGGTTGGCCTCAAAACCCACGCAAAAATGGTATTGGTTGTCAGACAGGAACAGGACGGTATTAAGCGTTATGTCCATATGGGCACAGGCAACTATAATGACGCTACGGCCAAAATCTATACCGATATGGGGCTGTTTACCGCCAACGAGCAGTTTGGTGCCGATGCGTCAGCCTTCTTCAATGTACTGTCAGGATATTCCGACCCGCCGGTGTGGAACAAAATTGTGGTTGCCCCGCTGGGACTTCGGGAGAAAATTAAGGAACTTATTGATCGCGAAATCGAATTTGCCCAGACCGGCAGCGGCGGTCACATTATTGCTAAAATGAACTCACTTGTGGATAAAGATATTGTCTTAAAGTTGTATGAAGCCTCCTGCAAAGGGGTTAAAATTGACCTCATCGTCCGGGGAATTTGCGTACTCAGACCGGGAGTGGCCGGCGTTAGCCACAATATCACGGTACGCAGCATTGTCGGCCGGTTTTTAGAACATCACCGCATTATTTATTTCGGTAATGGCGGCGATGAGCGGATATTCTTATCCAGCGCCGACTGGATGCCGCGCAATCTCAACGAACGTGTGGAGCTCTTTTTCCCGGTCGAAGATCCAGAGCACATTAAACGGATCAAAGATATGCTGGACCTAACACTGGCCGACAATCAAAAGGCCTATATTATGAGAAAAGACGGTACCTACCGGCGGGTTGACAGGCGCGGCAAAGCCATCAATTCACAAAAGGAATTTTATACTCAGGCTCAGGCAGATGCCCAAACACCGGATATCACCATGGAGCAGCGGCTTAAACCGATGTACCGCCGGGCCGTGGAATAA